The window AAAGGACTTCATGGCTTGTCTTTGACAGTTGAGTGGACGGAAGAGGGCGCGCAACGGCCGGTCAGCCACCGCGCTGGCGCAGGCCCAGCACGCGCCACGAGAGCTGCACCAGCTCGGCCGCCACCTCGTCCGGCGAGAGGCGGCCCTCGGGCCGGTACCAGCTGTAGAGGAAGCCCGGGAGGCTGAGCGCGGCCAGCGCGGTGATCTTGGTCTCGCGGAAGTCCAGGTCACCGTCGCGCCGCGCCTCCTCGAGCAAGGGGCAGAGGCGATCGTAGAAATGGTGCGCCAGCTTCTTCTGCGCCGCGACGTACTCGGGGCGGTAGACCTGTGGCTCACGGTACGGGAAGAACGCGCAGGGATGATGGGCCACCGTCGCGCGGATCAGGCGCTCGATGCCTTCCTTCACTTTCTCGACCGCCGGCCGCGGATCGCCCTCGGCGAAATCCAGCGAGGTGAAGCAGTCGACCGTCGGCTGCCACGAGAGCGTCTCGAAGATCTCCTGCTTGTCGCGGAAGTAGTAGTAGACGAAGGGCTTGGTGACCTCCAGCGCGCGAACGATCTGCGCCATGGTGGTGTTGGCGTAGCCCTGCGCGGCGAAGAGCTGCGCCGCGGCCTGCAGGATCCGCTCGCGCTGGACGTCGGTCCCCGCGGTGGCCGTGCGCTGGCGGCCGGTGCCTTGCGGCAGCTCGGTGCGCCCAGAGGGTTTGTGCGGTGTCGCCGAGGTTATACCCATCGGTAGGATTGTTGGATCACCATGGGGGCTTGGCAAGCGGCCAGTCCTATCGATAACCCTGTGAGAGTGACGCCATGGAGACAATGACCCGGCTCCCCGATCGCCCCGAGCAGCCCCTGCACGAGTACCTGCGCGCACATGCGCGCGAACGCGGCGGCCATCCCGCCTGCATCTGGTACGGCCATGCGATGAGCTACGCCGAGCTCGATGCCGCGAGCGACGCCTTCGCTGCGCGGCTGCAGGCCATCGGCGTCAAGAAGGGCGATCCGGTCGTGCTTTTCCTCAACAACTGCCCGCAGTACCTGGCGGCGCACTTCGGCATCCAGAAGATCGGTGCGGTCGTGTGCCCCAGCGGCCCGCTCAACAAGGAGCATGAGCTGGCCTACCAGGTCAACGACCTGAATGCGCGCGTGATCGTCGCTGCCTCTTCGCTGCTGCCGGTCGTGGACAAGGTGCGTGCGCAGAGTGCGTTGGCGCACGTGTTCGTCGTGCACTATGCCGACCTCCTGCCGCCCGCACCCACGCTCGATCTCCCGGGCGACCTCGCCGCGGCGCAGCGTGAGCCGCGGGTCGTGCCCGAAGCTTGCGAGGACTTCCTCGCCGTCATGAAGAGCGGCGCCCGTCCGTCGCCCGTCGACCTGTCGATGGACGACGTGGCCCTGATGACCTACACCTCCGGCACCACCGGCCTGCCCAAGGGCGCGATGCTGAGCTACGGCAATGCGCTCTTCAAGACCCGCGCCGCCGCCGATTGCAATGGCGTGGCTGCGGGCGACGTGCTGCTGTCCATCGCGCCGCTCTATCACATCGCCGGCATGCTGATGGGCGTCAACGTGCCGGTACTCACCGGCGCCAGCTCGGTGCTGCTGCATCGCTTCGAGCCGCGTGCGGTGCTCCAGGCCATCGAGCGCTACCGCGTCAGCTGGTGGTACAGCATTGCGCCGATGAACGTGGCCTGCATGCAGGTGCAGGGCATCGAAAGCTTCGACTTGTCCAGCCTGCGGATGAACCCTGTCACCAGCTTCGGCATCACCTTCACCGAGCCCCTGGCCGCGCAATGGCGCGGCTTTGCGAAGAACTGCGTGTCCTTCGAGGCCGCCTATGGCTTGTCGGAGACCCACACCTGCGACACCTATACGCCGCACCATGCGCCGCGCTGGGGGACGCAGGGGATCGCGGTGCCGGGCGTCACTATTCGCATCGTCGACCCCGACACCGGCGCGGAGCGGCCGGTAGGCGAGATCGGAGAGATCGTGCTCACCAGCCCCGGCAGCTTCAAGGGCTACTGGAACAAGCCGGAGGCGACCACCGCGACGCTGCGCGGCGGCTGGGTGCACACCGGCGACATGGGCAAGCTCGATGCCGATGGCTATCTCACCTTCATCGGCCGCTTCAAGGAAATGATCAAGGTCTCGGGCTACAGCGTCTTCCCCGAAGAGGTCGAGACCATACTCATCAAGCACCCGGCGGTGGCACAGGCGGCGGTGATTGCCGAGCCCGATGCGGAGAAGGGGGAGGTGGTGAAGGCCTTCGTCGTGCGCAAGCCCGGTGCCGAGATCGAAGCCGACGCGCTGGTCGCCTGGGCGCGCGAGAACATGGCGCCCTACAAGGCGCCGCGCACAGTGCGCTTCATCGACGCGCTGCCCACCACGGGCGCCGGCAAGGTGCTGCGCCGGCTGCTGAAAGACCCTTCCTGAAAGGCTGTCCGTTGTTCAAGAAGATCCTTGTGGCCAACCGCGGCGAGATCGCGGTGCGGCTGGTGCGCGCGTTGCGCGACCTTGGCATCGCGAGCGTGGCGGTCCATGCGAAGGACGACGCGGCGGCGCTGCACGTTCGACTGGCCGACACGGCGGTTGCGCTGGGCATCGCCGGGCCGGCCGCCTACCTCGACAGTGCCGCGCTGATCGAGATCGCGCGTGCCGAGGGCTGCGATGCCGTGCATCCCGGCTACGGATTTCTGAGCGAGCGCGCCGATTTCGCGCAGGCCTGTGCGGACGCGGGGCTGTGCTTCATCGGCCCCACGCCGGACCAGCTGGCGCTCTTCGGCGACAAGGCGCGCGCCCGCGCACTGGCGCAGCAATGCGATGTGCCCGTCATGCCGGGCAGCGCCGGCGCCGTGACGCTCGCCGAGGCGCAGGCCTTCTTCGCCGCGCAGCAAGCGGACTCTGCGGGGATCATGGTCAAGGCCATCGGCGGGGGCGGAGGCCGAGGCATGCGCGCCGTCGTGAGCGCGTCGGACCTGCCGCAAGCGCATGCGCGCTGCATGTCCGAGGCCAAGGCTGCCTTCGGCGTCGAGGGCGTGTACGTCGAGCGGCTGATGCGCCATGCGCGCCACATCGAGATCCAGGTGCTGGGCGATGGCCACGGGGTCGCGAGCCTGGGCGAGCGTGAATGCACGCTGCAGCGGCGCTTTCAGAAGCTGATCGAGATCGCGCCCAGCCCGTCGCTGTCGCCGCCGCTGCGGGAGCGCCTGACGCACGCCGCGCTGAGGATGGCGAAGGCCGTCGGCTACCAGGGCCTGGGCACCTTCGAATTCCTGGTGGACGAGCAATCGACGCGCCTGCCCTTCGTCTTCATCGAAGCCAATCCGCGCCTGCAGGTCGAGCACACGGTCACCGAAGCCGTCACCGGGCTCGACCTGGTGCAGCTGCAGATCGGCATCGCGGCAGGGCGGCGCCTGGATGAACTCGGCTTCGAGGCCGATCGCAGCGCGCCGCAGCGCGGCTTCGCGGTGCAATGGCGCATCAACGCCGAAACGCTGGACGCCCAGGGCCAGGCGCGCCCGGCCGGCGGCGCGCTGTCGCGCTTCGACCTTCCGGCCGGCCCTGGCGTGCGCATCGACACCCACGGCTACGCCGGCCTCGCGCCCTCGCCGCACTACGACACGCTGCTTGCCAAGCTGATCGTGCATGCCGCCTCGCCGCGCTTCGAAGACGTGCTGCGGCGTTCCTTGCGCGCGCTCGAGGAATGCCGCATCGAGGGCATCGCAACCAATCTGGCGCTGCTGCGCGCCATCGGCGAGCGGCCGGAGTTCGCGGCGCAGAAGCTGCACACCCGGTTTGTCGAGGAACATCTGTCGGACCTGCTCGCGTCGGCCTCGCGCATCGATGCGGCGGCAGCGCATGCGGCGCATTCGCGGGCAGCCGACCCGGACGCGATGCCGCCGGAGGAAGCAGACAGTGGCCTGGTGGTCAAGGCCCCGATGCCGGCGCGCCTGGTGCAGTTCGAGGTCGAGGTCGGCGACGTGCTGCCGGCAGGCGCGCAGCTCGGGGTGCTCGAAGCGATGAAGATGGAGCACCTGCTGCATGCGCCCGCCGCAGGTCGCGTGGTGGCATTGCTGGCCGTGCCTGGCGACTACCTGGTCGAGGGCCAGTCGCTGCTGCGGCTCGAGCCGGTGGATGCGCAGGCTGCCGAGGCCGATGCGCACGCCGAGCAGGACCTCGATGCGATCCGGCCCGACCTGCAGAAGGTGATCGAGCGCCACGCCTTCACGCTCGACGCCCATCGCGGCGCCGCCGTCGCGAAGCGCCAGGCCCAGGGCGGCCGCACTGCGCGCGCCAACATCGCGGACCTCTGCGACCTGGCGGAGACGCCGGGCAACTTCAGCGAGTACGGCGCCCTCGCGATCGCGGCGCAAACGCGCCGCCGCCCCCTTGACGACCTGATCGCCAACACGCCGGCCGACGGCATGGTCACCGGCATCGGCAGCGTCAACGCGAAGCAGTTCGGCCCCGAGAAGTCGCGCTGCGTGGTCATGGCCTACGACTACACCGTGCTGGCCGGCACGCAGGGCATGCGCAACCACCAGAAGACCGATCGCATGCTGGGCATTGCGCACCAGCTGAAGCTGCCGGTGGTGCTGTTCGCCGAAGGCGGCGGCGGGCGGCCGGGTGATACCGACATGCCGATCGTCGCGGGTCTCAACAACCACACCTTTACCAAGTTCGCGGCGCTTTCGGGCCACGTGCCGGTGGTGGGCATCGTGCATGGGCGCTGCTTTGCAGGCAACGCCGCGCTGCTGGGCTGCGCCGACGTCATCATCGCGACCGAGGCGAGCAACATCGGCATGAGCGGCCCGGCCATGATCGAGGGTGGCGGCCTCGGCACCTACGCGCCCGAGCAGATCGGACCCAGCGGGGTGCAGTCGCGCAACGGCGTGATCGACATTCTCGTGAAGGACGAGGCTGCGGCCGTGGCGGCGGCGAAGCAGTACCTCTCGTACTTCCAGGGCCCGAC is drawn from Variovorax sp. PBS-H4 and contains these coding sequences:
- a CDS encoding TetR/AcrR family transcriptional regulator encodes the protein MGITSATPHKPSGRTELPQGTGRQRTATAGTDVQRERILQAAAQLFAAQGYANTTMAQIVRALEVTKPFVYYYFRDKQEIFETLSWQPTVDCFTSLDFAEGDPRPAVEKVKEGIERLIRATVAHHPCAFFPYREPQVYRPEYVAAQKKLAHHFYDRLCPLLEEARRDGDLDFRETKITALAALSLPGFLYSWYRPEGRLSPDEVAAELVQLSWRVLGLRQRGG
- a CDS encoding carboxyl transferase domain-containing protein encodes the protein MFKKILVANRGEIAVRLVRALRDLGIASVAVHAKDDAAALHVRLADTAVALGIAGPAAYLDSAALIEIARAEGCDAVHPGYGFLSERADFAQACADAGLCFIGPTPDQLALFGDKARARALAQQCDVPVMPGSAGAVTLAEAQAFFAAQQADSAGIMVKAIGGGGGRGMRAVVSASDLPQAHARCMSEAKAAFGVEGVYVERLMRHARHIEIQVLGDGHGVASLGERECTLQRRFQKLIEIAPSPSLSPPLRERLTHAALRMAKAVGYQGLGTFEFLVDEQSTRLPFVFIEANPRLQVEHTVTEAVTGLDLVQLQIGIAAGRRLDELGFEADRSAPQRGFAVQWRINAETLDAQGQARPAGGALSRFDLPAGPGVRIDTHGYAGLAPSPHYDTLLAKLIVHAASPRFEDVLRRSLRALEECRIEGIATNLALLRAIGERPEFAAQKLHTRFVEEHLSDLLASASRIDAAAAHAAHSRAADPDAMPPEEADSGLVVKAPMPARLVQFEVEVGDVLPAGAQLGVLEAMKMEHLLHAPAAGRVVALLAVPGDYLVEGQSLLRLEPVDAQAAEADAHAEQDLDAIRPDLQKVIERHAFTLDAHRGAAVAKRQAQGGRTARANIADLCDLAETPGNFSEYGALAIAAQTRRRPLDDLIANTPADGMVTGIGSVNAKQFGPEKSRCVVMAYDYTVLAGTQGMRNHQKTDRMLGIAHQLKLPVVLFAEGGGGRPGDTDMPIVAGLNNHTFTKFAALSGHVPVVGIVHGRCFAGNAALLGCADVIIATEASNIGMSGPAMIEGGGLGTYAPEQIGPSGVQSRNGVIDILVKDEAAAVAAAKQYLSYFQGPTPEWQCGDPRALRHVVPENRLRVYDVRAAMRGVADTGSLLELRTGFGAGIVIALARIEGKPVGLLANNPHHLGGAIDVEAADKAARFMQLCNAHGLPIISLCDTPGFMVGPEIEAQAQVRHVCRMFMVASHLRVPYFAVVLRKGYGLGAQAMTAGGFDAPVFTVAWPTGEFGAMGLEGAVRLGFRKELEAAAEGHERNALFKKLVAQQYANGEAIHMAQTLEIDAVIDPADTRAWLVRGLASATVAPRPATTFVDTW
- a CDS encoding AMP-binding protein; the protein is MTRLPDRPEQPLHEYLRAHARERGGHPACIWYGHAMSYAELDAASDAFAARLQAIGVKKGDPVVLFLNNCPQYLAAHFGIQKIGAVVCPSGPLNKEHELAYQVNDLNARVIVAASSLLPVVDKVRAQSALAHVFVVHYADLLPPAPTLDLPGDLAAAQREPRVVPEACEDFLAVMKSGARPSPVDLSMDDVALMTYTSGTTGLPKGAMLSYGNALFKTRAAADCNGVAAGDVLLSIAPLYHIAGMLMGVNVPVLTGASSVLLHRFEPRAVLQAIERYRVSWWYSIAPMNVACMQVQGIESFDLSSLRMNPVTSFGITFTEPLAAQWRGFAKNCVSFEAAYGLSETHTCDTYTPHHAPRWGTQGIAVPGVTIRIVDPDTGAERPVGEIGEIVLTSPGSFKGYWNKPEATTATLRGGWVHTGDMGKLDADGYLTFIGRFKEMIKVSGYSVFPEEVETILIKHPAVAQAAVIAEPDAEKGEVVKAFVVRKPGAEIEADALVAWARENMAPYKAPRTVRFIDALPTTGAGKVLRRLLKDPS